A section of the Malania oleifera isolate guangnan ecotype guangnan chromosome 2, ASM2987363v1, whole genome shotgun sequence genome encodes:
- the LOC131149293 gene encoding peroxidase A2-like has product MWSVFQYYSAAAILVALTTAFGGSNAQLSATFYDGTCPNATTVVRDVVQRAQRSDVRIGAKLIRLHFHDCFVNGCDGSLLLDDGNGIESEKGAVPNQAADGFDVVNDIKSALESVCPGIVSCADILAIASQVSVSLAQGPSWEVQLGRRDSRTANRAGADNDIPGPFESLSSVVAKFSAVGLDSTDLVALSGAHTFGRARCVAFSRRLYNFNNSTNPDPSLDPTYLQTLRQTCPQGGDGSALANLDPSTPNTFDNNYFTNLQNNRGLLQTDQELFSAGTAATTAAVNRFAASESEFFDSFGRSMINMGNISPLTGNNGEIRSDCKRVN; this is encoded by the exons ATGTGGTCTGTGTTTCAGTACTACTCGGCGGCGGCGATCTTGGTGGCATTGACGACGGCGTTTGGGGGATCCAATGCGCAGCTCAGCGCCACTTTTTACGACGGGACGTGCCCTAACGCGACGACTGTTGTGCGCGACGTCGTGCAACGGGCGCAGCGGAGCGACGTCCGCATAGGCGCCAAACTCATCCGCCTTCACTTCCACGACTGCTTTGTCAAC GGTTGTGACGGGTCGCTTTTGCTAGACGATGGAAACGGCATAGAGAGCGAGAAAGGTGCAGTTCCAAATCAAGCAGCAGATGGATTTGATGTGGTTAACGACATCAAATCAGCATTAGAGAGTGTTTGTCCCGGCATCGTCTCTTGTGCTGATATTCTAGCCATTGCTTCTCAAGTTTCAGTCTCTTTG GCTCAAGGTCCATCATGGGAAGTTCAACTAGGTAGAAGAGACAGCAGAACCGCGAACCGAGCAGGAGCCGACAATGACATTCCCGGTCCTTTCGAAAGCCTCAGCAGTGTCGTTGCCAAGTTTTCTGCCGTCGGACTCGATTCCACCGACCTAGTTGCTTTATCTg GTGCTCATACATTTGGGAGGGCTCGGTGCGTGGCCTTTAGCCGCAGGCTCTACAACTTCAACAACAGCACGAACCCTGACCCCTCGCTGGACCCCACCTACTTGCAGACACTCCGCCAGACGTGCCCCCAAGGCGGCGATGGCAGCGCCCTCGCCAATCTTGATCCTTCCACTCCGAACACCTTCGACAACAACTACTTTACCAACCTCCAGAACAACCGCGGCCTCCTCCAGACTGATCAGGAGCTCTTCTCCGCCGGCACCGCCGCCACCACTGCCGCCGTCAACCGGTTCGCGGCCAGCGAGAGCGAGTTCTTCGACAGCTTCGGTCGGTCCATGATAAATATGGGGAACATAAGTCCCTTGACGGGGAACAATGGAGAGATTAGGTCTGATTGCAAAAGGgttaattag